The Erythrobacter aurantius genome includes a window with the following:
- a CDS encoding HNH endonuclease, producing MRKDFLDVLENVGVKVVTKTDKDKGAYVLNGSQRTVLEAAGISPGDGGENAILFELDVPNDPDGLKLNVSYYNSVRRGAGRTPEARMGRDIVRWMEVGDEIVLANIGQTVFVWKENAPTLPLGQVASSIADQADPNALLEKARRAKGRPRKQERSISDFQRSSAVVAGAIARAGGRCEMPNCIRDTVNRPDGTTYLEVHHVTPLAEGGEDTMLNAAALCPTCHRELHYGNLRLNRRDILRRAIAHKEGES from the coding sequence ATGCGGAAAGACTTTCTTGATGTCTTGGAGAATGTCGGCGTCAAGGTCGTAACCAAGACCGATAAGGACAAAGGTGCTTATGTCCTGAATGGGTCGCAAAGAACTGTCTTGGAAGCTGCAGGTATAAGCCCAGGTGATGGCGGCGAGAACGCCATCCTGTTCGAATTGGATGTTCCGAATGACCCTGACGGGCTGAAGCTAAACGTTTCCTATTACAATTCCGTTCGGCGTGGCGCCGGGAGAACGCCAGAGGCACGAATGGGAAGGGACATTGTCCGATGGATGGAAGTAGGTGACGAAATCGTCTTGGCAAATATCGGCCAAACGGTCTTTGTCTGGAAGGAAAATGCCCCGACATTGCCGCTAGGACAAGTCGCGAGCAGTATTGCAGATCAAGCCGACCCAAATGCTTTGCTGGAGAAGGCTCGACGCGCCAAAGGTCGTCCAAGAAAGCAAGAGCGTTCGATTTCAGATTTTCAACGTAGTTCGGCGGTCGTGGCCGGGGCAATAGCCCGAGCAGGCGGTCGATGCGAAATGCCGAATTGCATCCGGGATACTGTCAATCGGCCCGACGGCACAACTTACTTGGAAGTGCATCATGTCACTCCCCTCGCAGAAGGCGGGGAAGATACAATGCTGAATGCTGCTGCACTTTGTCCTACGTGCCATCGCGAACTGCATTACGGAAATCTTCGCTTGAACCGTCGAGATATCTTGAGACGAGCGATCGCTCACAAAGAAGGAGAGAGCTAG
- a CDS encoding very short patch repair endonuclease has translation MADIVSPQKRSQMMAGIRGKDTKPELLVRRELHRRGFRFRLHRKDLPGRPDVFLAKFSAAIFINGCFWHGHDCKHFRLPKTNTQFWKDKIERNRERDLIARTRLSELGIRHATVWECALQYNQENVTSELLDRICAWLCSGSNEIELDGL, from the coding sequence ATGGCCGACATTGTCTCGCCCCAGAAGCGCAGCCAGATGATGGCCGGCATCAGAGGCAAGGACACGAAGCCCGAATTGCTGGTGCGCCGAGAACTGCATCGCAGGGGGTTTCGCTTCCGATTGCATCGGAAGGACTTGCCCGGGCGCCCGGATGTGTTTCTCGCCAAATTCAGCGCGGCAATCTTTATCAACGGGTGCTTTTGGCACGGACACGACTGCAAGCACTTCCGTTTGCCAAAGACCAACACGCAATTCTGGAAGGACAAAATTGAACGCAACCGGGAGCGGGATTTGATTGCCCGAACGCGACTGTCGGAGTTGGGAATTCGTCACGCAACCGTGTGGGAATGTGCCCTACAATATAACCAAGAGAATGTGACATCAGAATTACTTGATCGCATTTGCGCTTGGCTTTGCTCAGGCTCAAATGAAATCGAACTCGACGGTCTCTAG
- a CDS encoding putative bifunctional diguanylate cyclase/phosphodiesterase, which yields MFTTESYRVWAQYEESYAQMAGLLSRFKNGSGEPESDSPVLSEQKFGRAHLLQSLENSDLGWFWASDAEGRIQYISEPAVRRIGRPASDIVGRPMTEVFLPVEGSEDSGGERPLKFQLAKRNSIKPTTVRLDRGEGAGESWWEIAGVPQTDAGGKFSGYHGIVRDVSESFKHQRDAEKMSRYDSLTGLSNRHRMSSQLEATLTAFKASKRSCAIMLIDLDRFKQVNDTMGHPAGDELLKQVAGRLARVLGEGVEIGRIGGDEFEVIMPDVDDRGTLGDLAMRVIQMVSQPYSINGMRAVIGCSVGVAVAPFDGIESDELVKAADLALYSAKGGGRGQFRFYSNELRDKASYRHQIEADLRDAISRDELEMHYQPILDVNRHEVVCVEALMRWNHSERGMISPADFIPVAEEVGIIRELGAWALLRVCETIREWPGDIRAAVNVSAVQFSSEDFVDVVRRALKTSGVNPARVELEITESVFVGDMERAFRVFNELKELGVKLALDDFGTGYSSLGYLRDAPFDKIKIDQSFVRGCASPDNRNDAIISAVVSLASALGMETVAEGVETKDELRAVTDRGVSHVEGMLFARALPQLEIEERLATGELKFVPKGPEKYRSDRRTEFRKIGLIHGDDRYNVFLRNLSRTGAKIEGLLDVPVGTDIVLDLGGGQLAVATVRRSEGFSQGVEFETPLISDGADGLCTRHRVSPYQIEAAGRPLRSLNDEAVAALTGAMRSSTKYFVEVDITSTRRD from the coding sequence ATGTTCACTACTGAAAGCTATCGCGTCTGGGCTCAATACGAGGAGTCTTACGCGCAAATGGCTGGCCTGCTTTCCCGCTTCAAGAACGGTTCGGGTGAACCCGAATCCGATTCCCCCGTCCTGTCGGAGCAAAAGTTCGGCCGTGCACACCTGTTGCAGAGCCTCGAAAACTCCGATCTCGGATGGTTCTGGGCCAGTGATGCGGAAGGCCGCATTCAGTACATTTCGGAACCGGCCGTCCGCCGGATCGGCAGGCCTGCCTCGGACATCGTGGGCAGACCGATGACGGAAGTGTTCCTGCCTGTAGAGGGCAGCGAAGATTCCGGTGGCGAACGGCCTTTGAAATTCCAGCTTGCAAAGCGCAACTCGATCAAGCCCACGACTGTCAGGCTGGATCGTGGAGAAGGTGCGGGCGAGTCATGGTGGGAAATCGCCGGTGTTCCCCAAACCGACGCGGGCGGCAAATTCTCCGGCTACCACGGAATTGTCCGCGACGTTTCCGAAAGCTTCAAGCACCAGCGCGATGCAGAAAAGATGTCGCGCTATGACTCGCTTACCGGGCTTTCCAACCGGCATCGCATGTCGTCGCAACTCGAAGCGACCCTGACCGCCTTCAAAGCTTCAAAGCGGTCTTGCGCGATCATGCTGATCGACCTCGACCGGTTCAAACAGGTCAATGACACAATGGGTCATCCGGCTGGTGACGAGCTGCTCAAGCAGGTGGCTGGCCGCCTCGCACGGGTTCTTGGAGAGGGTGTCGAAATCGGACGTATCGGGGGCGACGAATTCGAAGTCATCATGCCTGACGTCGATGATCGTGGCACGCTGGGCGATCTGGCGATGCGGGTCATCCAGATGGTCTCGCAACCCTATTCGATCAACGGGATGCGTGCTGTCATCGGTTGTTCGGTTGGTGTCGCCGTCGCGCCTTTCGACGGAATCGAGTCGGATGAGCTGGTCAAGGCAGCAGACCTCGCGCTCTATTCGGCCAAGGGTGGCGGTCGCGGGCAGTTCCGTTTCTATTCCAACGAGTTGCGGGACAAGGCCAGCTATCGCCACCAGATCGAAGCCGATCTGCGCGACGCAATCAGCCGTGACGAACTGGAAATGCATTATCAGCCGATCCTCGACGTCAATCGCCATGAAGTCGTCTGTGTCGAGGCGTTGATGCGCTGGAACCACAGCGAGCGCGGGATGATCTCTCCGGCAGATTTCATCCCTGTGGCTGAAGAGGTTGGAATTATCCGCGAACTCGGCGCATGGGCGCTCTTGCGGGTTTGCGAGACGATCAGGGAATGGCCCGGCGATATCCGTGCCGCAGTCAACGTCTCGGCAGTGCAATTCTCCTCGGAAGATTTTGTTGATGTCGTGCGCCGCGCGTTGAAGACAAGCGGCGTCAACCCGGCGCGGGTCGAGCTCGAAATCACTGAAAGCGTGTTCGTTGGCGACATGGAGCGCGCTTTCCGCGTGTTCAACGAACTCAAGGAGCTTGGCGTAAAGCTGGCGCTGGACGATTTCGGCACCGGCTATTCTTCGCTCGGCTATCTTCGTGATGCGCCGTTCGACAAGATCAAGATCGATCAGAGCTTCGTGCGCGGCTGTGCATCGCCCGATAACCGAAATGATGCGATCATCTCCGCTGTCGTCAGTCTGGCATCGGCATTGGGCATGGAAACGGTTGCCGAAGGCGTTGAGACGAAGGACGAACTCAGAGCAGTAACCGATCGCGGTGTATCGCACGTCGAGGGGATGCTTTTTGCCCGAGCGCTGCCTCAGTTAGAGATCGAGGAACGGCTTGCGACGGGTGAACTGAAATTCGTGCCCAAGGGCCCGGAAAAATACCGCTCTGATCGGCGCACTGAATTCCGCAAGATCGGGCTCATCCACGGCGATGATCGATACAACGTTTTCCTGCGCAATCTCTCAAGGACTGGGGCCAAGATCGAAGGCTTGCTGGATGTTCCAGTTGGCACGGACATCGTACTTGACCTTGGAGGCGGCCAGCTTGCTGTTGCAACCGTGCGTCGTTCGGAAGGGTTCAGTCAGGGCGTTGAATTCGAAACGCCTTTGATCAGCGATGGGGCCGATGGCCTGTGCACCCGCCACCGCGTGTCGCCCTATCAGATCGAAGCGGCGGGACGCCCGCTTCGCTCGCTCAACGACGAAGCAGTTGCCGCGCTTACCGGCGCCATGCGTTCCAGCACCAAGTACTTCGTCGAAGTCGACATCACCAGCACTCGCCGAGACTGA
- a CDS encoding putative bifunctional diguanylate cyclase/phosphodiesterase: protein MPLKGFLSRSGSKVAAASATSGSGKSASALSDGEKLAMLNELERSGLGWFWASDKDGKLTYLSATIADRIDIALDDLLGKPLPSVFVSADREGRSKSLSLMLNAHRAFSGFAVRAEKRPQGAVLRLAGQPIIEDGEFCGFRGTGADITEEYYREEETERLAKFDSLTGLSNRHRMKHQIESTITAFKAAKRNCAIMMLDLDKFKHVNDTLGHAAGDELLKQVAERLRRSIEVDCEIGRLGGDEFQVLIPDKDDRGELGDIAMKVITMLKQPYSLEEGRCVIGCSVGIAIAPHDGVTADEVVKSADLALYAAKNGGRGQFRFFSGELENEALFRRRLEEDLGAAVRDEQLFLKYEPIVSADTEEVRALEAHICWNHPQRGEIDEEEFASIIDGSSQVGEVGTWAIREACKDAVQWPDSIRVAVNVPVALFAADGFVEAVGEALQEADISAARLELEISEAVFFGDTSAVDRTLDQLFKLGVRLTLDEFGSGYSSLAYLRRAPFDAIKIDENLISEAEKNDTSDLGLITAIVALANALRMDTIANGIETTTIFQKLKDCGVKRMEGPIFSDPISRETVQTELVGGNWKIAPSSDRIKRSKRRTVFRKIQVIHDDHSYEVTLRNLSRTGALIQGLSEVPKGTQFVVDLGGGQLAVATVIRTNGDTQGLEFEQSLVDDGAGGLCTRNRVSPYALAAAGAPLAALAQGAYEAMPGGGLGQAGSVPQFSYAAPSKFEGV, encoded by the coding sequence GTGCCCCTCAAGGGTTTCTTGTCCAGAAGCGGATCGAAGGTTGCCGCAGCAAGCGCGACTTCTGGTTCCGGGAAGTCGGCAAGCGCGCTTTCCGATGGCGAGAAGCTTGCCATGCTCAATGAGCTTGAGCGGTCTGGCCTTGGCTGGTTCTGGGCAAGCGACAAGGACGGCAAGCTGACCTATCTCAGTGCCACGATTGCTGATCGTATCGACATTGCTCTCGATGACCTGCTGGGCAAGCCGTTGCCTTCGGTATTCGTCTCCGCTGATCGTGAAGGGCGCAGCAAATCGCTTTCGTTGATGCTCAACGCGCACCGGGCCTTTTCGGGATTCGCGGTGCGAGCGGAGAAGCGACCGCAGGGAGCGGTGCTCCGTCTTGCGGGTCAGCCGATCATTGAAGACGGCGAGTTTTGCGGCTTCCGCGGTACCGGTGCCGATATCACCGAGGAGTACTATCGGGAGGAAGAGACCGAACGTCTCGCCAAGTTCGATTCACTCACCGGATTGTCCAACAGGCACCGGATGAAACATCAGATCGAAAGCACGATCACCGCATTCAAGGCGGCCAAGCGCAACTGCGCGATCATGATGCTGGATCTCGACAAGTTCAAACACGTCAATGACACTCTAGGCCATGCCGCCGGGGACGAGCTGCTGAAGCAGGTTGCCGAAAGGCTGCGCCGCTCGATCGAGGTCGATTGCGAGATCGGACGGCTTGGCGGTGACGAATTCCAGGTCCTGATCCCGGACAAGGACGATCGCGGCGAACTGGGCGACATCGCGATGAAGGTCATCACGATGCTCAAGCAGCCATATTCGCTCGAAGAAGGTCGCTGTGTGATCGGCTGCTCCGTTGGCATTGCCATCGCCCCACACGACGGGGTGACAGCCGACGAGGTAGTCAAGTCGGCTGACCTTGCCCTTTACGCGGCCAAGAACGGGGGAAGAGGGCAATTCCGCTTCTTTTCGGGGGAACTAGAGAACGAGGCTCTATTCCGCCGCCGCCTGGAAGAGGACCTTGGGGCGGCTGTCAGAGACGAGCAATTGTTCCTCAAGTACGAGCCGATTGTTTCCGCCGACACCGAAGAAGTGCGCGCTCTCGAAGCTCACATTTGCTGGAACCATCCCCAGCGTGGTGAGATAGACGAAGAAGAATTTGCATCAATCATCGACGGTTCGAGCCAAGTGGGGGAAGTCGGCACTTGGGCCATTCGAGAAGCCTGCAAGGACGCGGTGCAATGGCCGGACTCAATCCGGGTAGCCGTCAATGTGCCGGTCGCCCTGTTTGCTGCTGACGGCTTCGTTGAAGCGGTTGGCGAGGCTCTGCAGGAAGCGGACATATCTGCAGCCCGGCTTGAACTGGAAATCAGTGAGGCAGTGTTCTTTGGCGACACGAGCGCGGTTGATCGTACCCTCGATCAACTGTTCAAGCTCGGCGTTCGGTTGACCCTCGATGAATTCGGCAGTGGTTATTCCTCGCTGGCCTACCTGCGGCGCGCGCCCTTTGATGCGATCAAGATTGACGAAAATCTCATAAGCGAAGCCGAAAAGAACGACACCTCCGACCTCGGTTTGATCACGGCAATTGTCGCGCTCGCCAACGCCCTTCGGATGGACACCATTGCCAACGGGATCGAGACGACGACAATTTTCCAGAAGCTCAAGGATTGCGGTGTCAAACGGATGGAAGGGCCGATCTTCTCGGATCCCATCAGTCGGGAGACGGTGCAGACCGAGTTGGTGGGAGGAAACTGGAAGATTGCCCCAAGCAGCGACCGGATAAAGCGTTCAAAGCGCCGCACTGTTTTCCGAAAGATCCAGGTGATCCATGACGATCATTCCTATGAGGTAACGCTCAGAAATCTCTCGCGCACGGGTGCGTTGATTCAGGGGTTGTCTGAGGTGCCTAAGGGAACGCAATTCGTTGTTGATCTGGGTGGCGGCCAATTGGCAGTCGCGACGGTGATCCGGACAAACGGTGACACGCAGGGCCTCGAATTTGAACAATCGCTGGTCGACGACGGAGCAGGGGGGCTTTGCACCCGCAACCGTGTGAGCCCTTACGCGCTGGCAGCGGCTGGTGCCCCACTCGCAGCTTTGGCCCAAGGCGCTTACGAAGCAATGCCTGGCGGCGGGTTGGGGCAAGCTGGCAGTGTCCCTCAATTCAGCTATGCTGCGCCGTCTAAGTTTGAGGGGGTTTGA
- the lepA gene encoding translation elongation factor 4, translating into MTDLSKIRNFSIIAHIDHGKSTLADRLIQFTGGLTDREMSEQVLDNMDIEKERGITIKAQTVRLNYTAKDGETYQLNLMDTPGHVDFAYEVSRSLAACEGALLVVDAAQGVEAQTLANVYQSIEHDHEIVSVINKIDLPAAEPDKVRAEIEDIIGLDASDAVLTSAKSGIGIEDVLEAVVARIPPPKGERDKPLKASLVDSWYDPYLGVVILVRVIEGTITKGLNIRFMQGGTQHLIDRVGCFTPKRTDLPELGPGEIGFITAQIKEVEQARVGDTITTVKNGATEALPGYKEVQPVVFCGLFPVDAADFEKLRESIGKLRLNDASFSYEMESSAALGFGFRCGFLGLLHLEIIQERLSREYDLDLITTAPSVVYTVHLGHTKTEDAKTIEIHNPADWPDVNRIDAIEEPWIKAVIYTPDEYLGSILKLCQDRRGIQTDLTYVGGRAQVTYELPLNEVVFDFYDRLKSISRGYASFDYEQIGSREGDLVKMNILVNNEPVDALSLIVHRTVAEERGRGMCERLKDLIPRHLFKIPIQAAIGGKIIARETIAALRKDVTAKCYGGDITRKKKLLEKQKKGKARMREYGNVSIPQEAFIAALRMGEE; encoded by the coding sequence ATGACTGACCTTTCCAAGATCCGCAACTTCAGCATTATCGCTCACATCGACCATGGCAAGTCCACGCTGGCTGACCGGCTGATCCAGTTCACCGGCGGGCTCACCGATCGCGAGATGTCCGAGCAAGTCCTTGATAACATGGACATCGAGAAAGAGCGTGGCATCACCATCAAGGCCCAGACCGTCCGCCTCAACTACACGGCCAAGGACGGCGAGACCTATCAGCTCAACCTGATGGACACCCCCGGCCACGTCGACTTCGCCTATGAAGTCAGCCGCAGCCTCGCCGCATGCGAAGGCGCGCTGCTGGTGGTGGACGCCGCGCAAGGGGTGGAGGCGCAGACCCTCGCCAACGTCTACCAGTCGATCGAGCACGATCACGAAATCGTCTCCGTCATCAACAAGATCGACCTGCCCGCCGCAGAGCCGGACAAGGTCCGCGCCGAGATCGAGGATATCATCGGCCTCGACGCATCCGACGCCGTCCTCACCAGCGCCAAATCGGGCATCGGGATCGAAGACGTGCTCGAAGCCGTCGTCGCCCGCATCCCCCCGCCCAAGGGCGAGCGGGACAAGCCGCTCAAAGCCTCGCTCGTCGACAGCTGGTACGATCCCTATCTCGGCGTCGTCATCCTTGTCCGCGTGATCGAAGGCACCATTACCAAGGGCCTCAACATCCGCTTCATGCAGGGCGGCACGCAGCACCTGATCGACCGGGTCGGCTGCTTCACCCCCAAACGCACCGATCTGCCGGAGCTTGGCCCGGGCGAAATCGGCTTCATCACTGCCCAGATCAAAGAGGTGGAGCAGGCCCGCGTCGGTGACACCATCACCACCGTCAAGAACGGCGCGACAGAGGCGCTGCCCGGATACAAGGAAGTGCAGCCCGTGGTGTTCTGCGGCCTGTTCCCCGTGGACGCCGCCGATTTCGAAAAACTGCGCGAAAGCATCGGCAAACTGCGCCTCAACGACGCCAGCTTCTCCTATGAAATGGAATCCTCCGCGGCCCTGGGCTTCGGCTTCCGCTGCGGCTTCCTTGGCCTGTTGCACCTTGAAATCATTCAGGAACGCCTCAGCCGCGAATATGATCTGGACCTGATCACCACCGCGCCTTCCGTCGTCTACACCGTCCATCTTGGCCATACCAAGACCGAGGACGCGAAGACGATCGAGATCCACAACCCCGCCGACTGGCCCGATGTGAACCGCATCGACGCGATCGAGGAGCCTTGGATCAAGGCGGTGATCTACACTCCCGACGAATATCTCGGCAGCATCCTGAAACTGTGTCAGGACCGGCGCGGCATCCAGACCGACCTTACCTATGTCGGCGGGCGCGCGCAGGTGACATACGAATTGCCGCTGAACGAAGTGGTGTTCGATTTCTATGACCGGCTGAAATCGATCAGCCGCGGCTATGCCAGCTTTGACTACGAACAGATCGGCAGCCGCGAAGGCGACCTCGTGAAGATGAACATCCTCGTCAATAACGAGCCGGTCGACGCGCTATCGCTGATCGTCCACCGCACCGTGGCCGAAGAACGCGGACGCGGCATGTGCGAACGGCTGAAAGACCTGATCCCGCGCCACCTGTTCAAAATCCCGATCCAGGCCGCCATCGGCGGCAAGATCATCGCCCGCGAAACCATCGCCGCCCTGCGCAAGGACGTGACCGCCAAATGCTACGGCGGCGACATCACCCGCAAGAAGAAGCTGCTGGAAAAGCAGAAGAAGGGCAAGGCGCGGATGCGGGAATATGGCAACGTGAGCATCCCGCAGGAAGCGTTTATTGCTGCCCTGAGGATGGGTGAGGAGTGA
- a CDS encoding copper resistance protein B yields MRLLPVLAAALVAVPVAAQDVAEDELTNCVGPKERQVCKDADGNEVIVAQETRAYVEPPRSRPIPTEPMAPMDHCAMGHLPPEQCPPRDEHAGHAMPQDKSAPGAVPETAIPQRAFDGPRHAADAIWGAEAMAPARTALAESHGAMRSGMVMLERLEARIPTEGGSEGYLWDAQAFYGGDINRLVIKTEGEGEFGGGIEDAEIQALYSRAIGPFFDLQAGVRIDPEPDTRSHAVIGVQGLAPYMFELDAALFLSDRGDITARIEAEYDQRITQRLILQPRIEAELSAQSIPERGIGAGFTKVEPGLRLRYEIEREFAPYIGIEYEAKTGETADIARAAGEDPDGIKLLIGLRAWF; encoded by the coding sequence ATCCGCCTGCTCCCGGTTCTCGCTGCAGCTCTCGTGGCGGTCCCTGTTGCCGCACAGGACGTCGCAGAAGACGAATTGACGAACTGCGTTGGCCCTAAGGAACGACAGGTCTGCAAGGACGCAGACGGGAATGAGGTCATCGTGGCACAGGAGACGCGCGCTTACGTCGAACCTCCAAGGAGCCGCCCCATCCCGACCGAGCCGATGGCCCCGATGGATCACTGCGCAATGGGCCACCTTCCGCCGGAGCAATGCCCGCCCAGGGATGAGCACGCAGGCCACGCCATGCCGCAGGACAAGTCCGCTCCCGGCGCCGTGCCCGAAACCGCTATCCCGCAGCGCGCTTTCGATGGGCCGCGCCATGCCGCCGACGCGATCTGGGGAGCGGAAGCCATGGCCCCCGCCCGCACTGCCCTTGCCGAGAGTCACGGTGCCATGCGCTCAGGCATGGTGATGCTCGAACGGCTCGAAGCGCGCATCCCCACCGAAGGCGGCTCCGAAGGCTATCTGTGGGACGCGCAAGCCTTCTACGGCGGCGACATCAACCGGCTGGTGATCAAGACCGAGGGTGAAGGCGAATTCGGCGGCGGGATCGAGGATGCCGAGATCCAGGCGCTCTACAGCCGCGCCATCGGCCCCTTCTTCGACCTGCAGGCCGGCGTCCGCATCGACCCTGAGCCCGACACCCGCAGCCATGCCGTCATCGGCGTCCAGGGCCTTGCGCCCTACATGTTCGAGCTCGACGCCGCGCTGTTCCTGTCCGACCGCGGCGACATCACCGCCCGGATCGAGGCCGAGTACGACCAGCGCATCACCCAGCGCCTGATCCTGCAACCCCGCATCGAAGCCGAACTCTCCGCCCAGTCCATCCCCGAACGCGGAATTGGCGCGGGGTTCACCAAGGTCGAACCCGGCCTGCGCCTGCGGTATGAGATCGAGCGCGAATTCGCCCCTTACATCGGTATCGAATACGAAGCGAAGACGGGCGAGACAGCCGACATCGCCCGCGCCGCCGGCGAAGACCCGGACGGGATCAAGCTGCTGATCGGCCTGCGCGCCTGGTTCTGA
- the dcm gene encoding DNA (cytosine-5-)-methyltransferase, with amino-acid sequence MANFRFIDLFAGIGGLHIGFENIGGHCVFTSERDKYARKTYQANFRDNHELGEDVEPYSESPERIPEFDVLLAGFPCQPFSIAGVSKKNALGRPHGFLDDTQGTLFFDTAKIIQHHKPTAFVLENVKNLERHDKGKTFTTIMNVLENELGYKVQSRVISSAPWVPQKRERIFIVGFKEQTAFDLNSLKLPETAPKLKAILEPNQLVDPKYTLTPKLWAYLQGYKRKHEAKGNGFGFGLVGPDDVARTLSARYYKDGSEILIEQKGGRPRRLTPQECARLMGFEHGERKWIIPPEVSDTQAYKQFGNAVVVPVVEFIANAMKPHLFSALAQERVDSRAA; translated from the coding sequence TTGGCGAACTTTCGTTTCATAGACCTGTTTGCAGGGATCGGTGGCCTTCATATCGGGTTTGAAAACATCGGAGGGCATTGCGTCTTCACTTCCGAGCGCGACAAGTATGCGCGCAAAACCTACCAAGCCAACTTCCGGGACAACCACGAACTGGGCGAAGATGTCGAGCCGTATTCGGAGTCCCCGGAAAGGATCCCCGAATTCGATGTTCTATTGGCCGGATTTCCGTGTCAGCCATTTTCCATTGCCGGTGTATCCAAGAAGAACGCTCTCGGCAGGCCTCACGGCTTCCTCGATGATACCCAAGGGACGCTATTCTTCGACACGGCGAAAATAATCCAGCATCACAAGCCCACCGCTTTCGTCTTGGAGAACGTCAAGAACCTCGAACGCCACGACAAGGGCAAAACGTTCACGACAATCATGAACGTGCTGGAGAACGAGCTTGGATACAAGGTCCAATCGCGCGTCATTTCAAGTGCGCCTTGGGTACCCCAAAAGCGTGAGCGCATCTTCATTGTCGGCTTCAAGGAGCAGACAGCATTTGACCTGAATAGCCTGAAGCTCCCTGAAACCGCGCCAAAACTGAAAGCGATTCTTGAACCCAACCAATTGGTTGACCCGAAGTACACACTGACGCCAAAGCTTTGGGCCTATCTCCAAGGATACAAGAGGAAGCACGAGGCGAAGGGTAACGGGTTCGGATTCGGCTTGGTTGGGCCTGACGATGTGGCTCGGACTCTTTCAGCCAGATACTACAAAGACGGCTCCGAGATCCTGATTGAACAGAAGGGTGGCAGGCCAAGGAGACTGACCCCTCAAGAGTGCGCGCGACTGATGGGTTTCGAACACGGCGAACGCAAGTGGATCATCCCGCCGGAAGTTTCCGACACCCAAGCTTACAAGCAATTCGGCAATGCTGTTGTCGTGCCGGTTGTCGAGTTCATAGCCAATGCAATGAAACCGCACCTTTTCTCGGCGTTGGCTCAAGAACGGGTTGATTCCCGGGCCGCCTGA